The Halodesulfovibrio sp. MK-HDV genome includes a window with the following:
- a CDS encoding phage tail tape measure protein: MELFEVFATFSLLDNLSGPLNRIRQSFRSTDVEGGRLSSMMGGLTKRLLPLALAAGIVLGAFAPTIGVAMEFEAALSGLGAISNASAADMNVMEQSALDLGASTAFSAAQVVEAQTELAKKGFTANQVVGSMPGLLDLAAAAQTSLANAAGVTSGALNSFHMEAAQAAEVADIIAAASTTSATDVDGLGMALQNAGAVVAGVGGDFALLAAITGKLADANINASVAGTATKIMFNRLAAPTGDAAKALSGLGIVTRDAQGNMLPFLDIMGSLETAMQGKGTAEQAELLKRVFGEEAVGSVTALLGQGVNSLREYHDTLSNSTGTASAMAAKQLDNLKGSFTILDSGVEGLSISVGSVFTPALKVLVDAVTGVVGWLNALASHPVGKAILALVGGVAAVTLAVTLFSAASWAATAAVGAMNLMILANPIAIVAAAVIAGAILIMTYWDDIKNFFVSLWEPVAAFADEVEYAWNRIAGAFRMDGLTGAVEAVLGLFDIDLSDSGRKLLASFVDGIRLMFTPLRVLVSSVGHIFDFLQGDISLFEAGKRILGSLVEGVKSMATAPFDAVKSALTSVRNLLPFSDAKEGPLSALTLNGQKVMDTIGEGVTKAAPDLHGVVNNTLAGIEAPDLAMSTVAEVVPEVLEEGVKLPVLQQESDAGIMQQAVPDLAAVEVSKNTTIETISNVVEQPVGGGVTLPEIPTFPETKLAQEVVVPVQQPELGRPKQAKEQQPPRPQERSSGGVVIQNLTVSLPDVSNAQDFVSALQQLVSEFDGQTPQGVF, from the coding sequence ATGGAACTATTCGAAGTTTTTGCAACTTTCAGTTTACTGGATAACCTTTCAGGTCCCCTGAACAGGATTCGCCAGTCATTTCGTTCTACAGACGTTGAAGGAGGCCGCCTATCAAGCATGATGGGCGGCCTTACTAAAAGGCTTCTGCCTCTAGCGCTGGCTGCGGGGATTGTGCTTGGAGCTTTTGCGCCAACGATTGGCGTCGCGATGGAGTTTGAGGCTGCGTTATCCGGTCTTGGGGCTATTAGTAACGCCAGCGCTGCGGATATGAATGTCATGGAGCAGTCAGCCTTAGACCTTGGCGCAAGCACTGCTTTTAGCGCCGCACAGGTTGTTGAAGCGCAGACCGAACTTGCAAAGAAAGGTTTTACCGCAAATCAGGTTGTTGGCTCCATGCCGGGTTTGCTTGATTTGGCTGCTGCAGCGCAAACAAGCCTTGCTAATGCCGCGGGTGTTACTTCTGGTGCGCTTAACTCGTTCCATATGGAAGCAGCGCAGGCCGCAGAGGTTGCAGATATTATCGCGGCGGCTTCTACAACCAGTGCCACGGATGTTGACGGGCTAGGCATGGCCTTGCAGAACGCTGGCGCAGTCGTGGCTGGTGTAGGTGGTGATTTTGCGCTCCTTGCAGCCATTACGGGCAAGCTAGCGGATGCAAACATCAACGCATCTGTTGCTGGTACCGCAACTAAGATTATGTTTAACCGCTTAGCAGCTCCTACAGGAGACGCAGCAAAGGCGTTAAGTGGTCTTGGTATCGTGACCCGTGATGCTCAGGGAAATATGCTACCGTTTTTGGATATTATGGGTAGTTTGGAAACAGCCATGCAGGGCAAAGGTACAGCTGAACAGGCAGAACTCTTAAAGCGTGTCTTTGGTGAGGAGGCCGTTGGGTCGGTTACGGCTTTGCTTGGGCAGGGCGTTAATTCTTTGCGTGAATATCACGACACACTTTCTAACAGCACCGGAACGGCCTCGGCAATGGCTGCAAAGCAACTCGATAATCTGAAAGGCTCCTTTACTATTCTAGATTCAGGTGTGGAAGGGCTGTCTATTTCAGTGGGTAGCGTATTCACGCCAGCGCTTAAGGTGTTGGTGGATGCCGTGACAGGAGTTGTTGGTTGGCTGAATGCACTTGCGTCCCATCCTGTTGGAAAGGCTATTTTAGCCTTAGTAGGTGGCGTTGCCGCGGTTACGCTTGCTGTTACGCTGTTTTCAGCAGCGTCATGGGCGGCAACCGCTGCAGTAGGTGCTATGAACCTTATGATTCTTGCTAACCCCATTGCAATTGTGGCGGCTGCTGTGATCGCTGGTGCTATTCTCATCATGACGTACTGGGATGATATTAAGAATTTTTTCGTTTCGTTATGGGAGCCGGTGGCAGCTTTTGCGGATGAAGTGGAATACGCATGGAACCGTATTGCCGGGGCATTTCGCATGGATGGCCTGACGGGGGCTGTTGAAGCGGTTTTAGGACTGTTTGATATTGATTTGTCTGATTCTGGCCGAAAGCTTCTTGCAAGTTTTGTTGATGGGATCAGGCTAATGTTTACGCCACTTCGAGTCTTGGTTTCATCAGTAGGTCATATTTTTGATTTTCTACAGGGTGATATCTCGTTGTTTGAGGCTGGCAAAAGAATTCTTGGCAGCCTTGTTGAAGGTGTGAAGTCGATGGCAACAGCGCCGTTTGATGCTGTAAAGTCGGCTTTAACCAGTGTCCGTAATTTACTACCGTTCTCAGATGCTAAGGAAGGTCCTCTTTCTGCTCTTACACTTAACGGGCAAAAAGTCATGGATACCATCGGTGAAGGTGTGACTAAGGCCGCGCCAGACCTTCATGGCGTTGTTAACAACACACTGGCGGGCATTGAAGCTCCAGATTTAGCCATGTCTACTGTGGCAGAAGTAGTACCAGAAGTTCTTGAAGAAGGTGTGAAGCTTCCTGTCCTTCAGCAGGAATCAGACGCAGGCATTATGCAACAGGCTGTGCCTGATTTGGCAGCTGTTGAAGTCAGTAAAAATACTACCATCGAAACAATATCCAATGTGGTAGAGCAGCCTGTAGGCGGAGGCGTGACTTTACCGGAAATTCCAACTTTTCCAGAGACAAAATTAGCTCAAGAGGTGGTGGTTCCAGTCCAGCAGCCTGAACTGGGTAGACCGAAGCAGGCTAAGGAGCAACAGCCTCCAAGACCACAGGAGCGCTCTTCCGGTGGTGTGGTAATTCAGAATTTAACTGTATCCTTGCCGGACGTAAGCAACGCGCAGGACTTTGTTTCTGCCCTTCAGCAACTCGTATCAGAGTTTGACGGCCAGACACCTCAGGGAGTGTTTTAA
- a CDS encoding DUF2586 domain-containing protein, translating to MGRKDVFEHIVDGVSGLVPGDVTGKALVVGVCSQGEVGKVYYLGKRSDLTKLLGAGPLVDRLNDIFAAAGQDATVLAVPVSGNPSGTISRVKHVGTGVSASVSGLPAANADVLVEIVNGGSLGTATAKVSTDAGASFGSASAVAANGQIAIGGSGTTLVLESGNLVVGDTYSYTVRGSIGAIQQTGKGASVSVEGAVKVGAQLALQVVKSGGRNVGQYRLSVDGGDNFSGYRTIPVDGRITAADTGTTIVCPDDEFTVGTTYSCSLLAPVPTVSAVIAALKKPLEIVDPEYVYVVGASDSVAWASLGALADDLWNKHRPTFFLCESRLPSAGEDLDDWVSALKEERATFAHRFVSVCCGFGEIADRTGQRKVRNAGGLLSGRILSIPVQRDIGRVRDQSITGITVPDEYTESMQLALEDAGYITLTRYAGLRGTYWGTARTMADTTSDYQRLEVIRTTFKAIRLMRLQALKALKDELGDPVQGADASGLAYLRSNLENALDTMVKAKPKELAGYAIEIPLDQDFVNNGVAVETKLIGIPIIDKINLYSSYIYAGSKFDPRLQG from the coding sequence ATGGGGCGTAAGGACGTATTTGAACATATTGTTGATGGCGTCAGCGGTCTCGTTCCGGGTGACGTTACAGGCAAAGCACTGGTTGTCGGTGTGTGCAGTCAAGGTGAAGTGGGTAAAGTCTACTATCTTGGTAAACGCAGCGATTTAACCAAGCTGCTTGGGGCAGGTCCTCTTGTAGATCGTTTGAACGATATATTTGCTGCTGCAGGGCAGGATGCCACCGTGCTTGCTGTACCAGTTTCCGGTAATCCTTCAGGTACAATTAGTCGGGTAAAGCATGTAGGCACAGGCGTTTCCGCTTCTGTTTCTGGACTTCCTGCGGCCAATGCGGATGTACTTGTTGAAATCGTAAATGGCGGCTCTTTGGGAACAGCTACAGCGAAAGTAAGTACGGATGCCGGTGCTAGTTTTGGTTCGGCCTCAGCCGTTGCTGCAAATGGACAAATTGCAATTGGTGGCTCTGGAACAACCTTGGTTTTGGAGTCGGGTAATTTGGTTGTTGGGGACACGTATAGCTATACTGTCCGTGGTTCCATTGGGGCTATTCAGCAGACGGGCAAGGGTGCCTCTGTTTCAGTTGAGGGCGCAGTTAAAGTAGGTGCGCAGCTTGCGTTGCAGGTCGTCAAATCCGGTGGACGCAATGTTGGACAATACCGTCTTAGTGTTGACGGTGGCGATAACTTTAGCGGGTACCGAACCATCCCGGTAGATGGACGGATTACCGCTGCTGATACAGGAACAACAATTGTTTGCCCTGACGATGAGTTTACCGTTGGTACAACATATTCATGTAGTTTGCTTGCACCAGTCCCTACCGTATCAGCCGTTATTGCAGCACTTAAAAAGCCGCTTGAGATTGTTGATCCAGAGTATGTTTATGTTGTCGGTGCGTCTGATTCCGTGGCGTGGGCGTCTCTTGGAGCACTGGCAGACGATTTATGGAATAAGCACCGTCCTACATTCTTTCTTTGTGAATCGCGTCTCCCTTCAGCAGGTGAAGATTTAGACGACTGGGTGAGTGCGCTTAAGGAAGAACGGGCAACCTTTGCACATCGCTTTGTGAGTGTCTGTTGTGGATTCGGTGAAATTGCCGATCGAACAGGTCAACGTAAGGTGCGAAATGCTGGCGGCCTGCTTAGTGGGCGTATTCTTAGCATTCCAGTACAGCGCGATATCGGGCGCGTACGTGATCAGTCTATTACAGGAATTACGGTTCCTGATGAATATACAGAATCCATGCAGCTTGCTTTAGAAGATGCCGGGTACATTACGCTGACACGTTATGCTGGCCTTCGCGGAACTTACTGGGGAACAGCCAGAACAATGGCTGATACCACAAGTGACTATCAGCGACTGGAAGTTATCCGCACCACGTTCAAGGCTATTCGATTGATGCGCTTGCAAGCTCTGAAGGCATTGAAAGATGAGCTCGGTGATCCAGTACAAGGTGCAGATGCAAGCGGTCTTGCCTACCTTCGCTCAAATCTTGAAAACGCGTTGGATACGATGGTTAAAGCCAAGCCGAAAGAGCTAGCAGGATACGCCATTGAGATTCCACTTGATCAGGACTTCGTGAACAACGGTGTGGCGGTAGAAACTAAGCTTATCGGTATCCCAATCATCGACAAAATTAATCTGTATTCATCGTACATTTATGCGGGCAGCAAGTTTGATCCGCGATTACAAGGGTAG